The window ACTCCACCTGGCACGTGGCGCCGCACCCGTCGTCCGCCCTGCGGTTGCCGTCGTCGCAGGCTTCCGTGGAGGACAGTCGCCCGTCGCCACACCCCTGCAGGGCGACGCACTGGCCCGCCACGCAGGTATTGCCCGCCGAGCACGCGGTGCCACATGCGCCGCAGTGCTGGACGTCCGTGGTCAGGTCGCGACAGGTGCCCGAGCAGGACGTCTGTCCGGTGGGACAGTCCTCGGGTGAGTCCGGGGGTTCCGGCGAGGTACAGGCCATGGCGGACAGGGTCAGGGCGACCAACACGAGCAACCCCGACGTGGGGCGGCGAGACATCGTCATTTCATGACTCCCAGCAAGGGCCAGCGGCGCTCGCACAGCAGGTGCGAACGTCCGCCAGCGTGAGGGAGTTCACGCGCGAGGGCTCTACCACTTAAGGCGTAGCCGCCCGCCCCGTCAGTCCACCGGAATCCACCAGGAGAGCTTCACCGCGAAGGTGTGGCTGCCCGGCGCGGAGAAGGTGTTGCCCAGCGCGGAGGGCTCCAGCACGGTGCCCAGGGCCTCCTCGTTGGAGCGGTCCTGCTGCCACACGAAGAAGAGCGTGCTGCCGGGGCGGAACTCCCAGCGCACCACCAGGTTGCTGCGCAGCGAGCGGAGGTTGAAGTCCGGGTCGTCCACCTCGAAGGACTCGCCCGCGGCATCCACCACGCGCAGCCGGCCGTCCGCCCGGGTGATGCCGTCCTCCGGGTAGCGCAGCAGCGCGCGGCCTCGCGGCTGGAGCAGCTCGCCGAAGCGGCGGTACTTCCCGCTGGACGCGAAGGGCTCCGCGTACAGCTCCACGCTCAGGTTCGGGGTGACGAAGAAGTCCGCGCGCAGCCGGGCGAACAGCTCGCGCCGGTCCACCGCGCCGAAGACGTAGCGCCGGCCGAAGGTCTGCTCCCGGCCGCCGCCCACCGTGGCCACGTACTGCGGCTCCTCCGTGAAGGAGGACAGCCCCGGCTCCACCGCCAGGCGCAGCCGGCGGTTGGGCTGCACGCTCAGGCTGCCGCCCAGCACATAGCCGTGGCTGCCCGTCTCGTAGCGCCACACCTCCCCTTCCAGGCTCCACCGCGTCGTCGCGCTGAAGGCGTTCTCCAGGCTGCCGAGGAACGTCATGCCCTGGCCCGTCTGCATCAGCGGCCCGCCCCGCGTCAGCACGTCCGACAGCGCGCGCGGCAGGTACGTGCCCGTCACCGACGCCGTCCAGAAGTTGGGGAAGGTGAGCCCCACCGTCGACGACAGGCTGGTGGTCTGGCGCACCCCGCCGTAGTTCCAGTTGTTGGAGAGCGCCAGCGTCGCCTCCAGGCCGCGCAGCAGCGGCCCGGGCTCCGTGTCCCGGTACGTGAGGCTCAGGTCCGCGTTGAGGTCGTCCGCCGTCTGCAGGCTGCCCGCGTCGTTGAGCTCGAAGCCCGGTGACTCCGCGTAGCCGCCCACGCTCCACAGCCAGTGCCGGCCGCTCACCCGCTCCAGCGTGGCGCCCGCCGTGTAGCCCGACAGCGACGTGGCCTCCGGGTCCACCCGCACGTACGTCTGGTCCGGCCGCTGGTAGTAGCGCGCGCTGGAGCGCTGCAGCCGCTCCATGGCCTCGCGGCTGCCGCTCACGTGGCTGCCGCCCGCGTACGCGGTGAGCGCGTACTGGCCCCCCTCGCCCAGGCGGAACGACGCGTCCGCGCCCGCCGTGTACGCCTGCCGGGGCAGGTTGCCGTCCAGGTCCGCTTCCGCGCCACCCGAGCGGATGGCGCGGTGCACGCCCGTCAGCGTGGCCCCCACCACCGAGGCCCCGCCGCCCAGCTCCTGCTGCACGCGCATCACCCCGTAGCCCGTGAAGGGCTCCAGCTTCACCCGGCCCGTCTGGGCCGTGTCGAAGTCGTAGGTGTCCGCGAAGCTGGAGCCGGTGACGGCCGCCAGCCCGCCCAGCGACAGGCCCGAGGCCAGCCGCCCGGTGAGCTTCCCCGCGCCCCACAGCGTGCTGGCCCGGGGCGCCTCCACGAAGTCCCGCTGCGACTCCAAGTCCCCGAGCAGGCGGGGCGAGGCGCCGATGCGCCGCGAGTAGAAGTACTGGGGGCCGCTGCCGGTGAACAGCTGGCTGCCCTCGGTGAAGAAGGGCCGGCGCTCCTCGAAGAAGGTCTCGAAGGCGCTCAGGTTCACCACCGCCGGGTCCGCCTCCAGCTGGCCGAAGTCCGGGTTCACCGTGGCGTCCAGCGTGAAGTTGGGCCCCAGCCCCACCTTGGCGTCACCGCCGACGCGGCCGCTCCAGTCCCGCCGCGAGTCGAAGGGCGTGCCCGCGCGCGGGTTGAGGCCCGCGTTGAGCAGCCAGTCCCCGGCCACGTAGGGCAGCAGCTCCAGCCGGCGCGAGGGCCGCACGCCGCGGATGCCCTGCAGCTCGCCGAACCACGAGGCCCAGCCGGTGACGTGGCGGGGCACCACCACCCAGAAGTCGTCCTCGTTGCGACGGGGCACGTAGCGGTTGATGTTCAACCCCCACACCTGCTCCTCCGCCGCATTGAAGCGCAGCTGGGAGAACGGAATCCGCAGCTCCGCCACCCAGCCCTCTCCCGTCAGCCGGGTGCGTGCCTGCCACACAGGGTTGAAGGAGGAGTCGCGCTCGAACTCCTCGTCCACCGGGTGGTACCAGTCCACCCGCTGGCCCGCCGCCGTCACCGCGAAGCTGTACGCGG of the Pyxidicoccus xibeiensis genome contains:
- a CDS encoding DUF5916 domain-containing protein encodes the protein MLLLGTALAHAQVPGPRRTVSAVRVERPPELDGVLDDAAWRQATFTTDLVQKEPDQGLPATLRTEVAFVYDEDALYVGARMFSDSPADIEAVMTRRDESGVAERLILSFDTWLDRRTAYSFAVTAAGQRVDWYHPVDEEFERDSSFNPVWQARTRLTGEGWVAELRIPFSQLRFNAAEEQVWGLNINRYVPRRNEDDFWVVVPRHVTGWASWFGELQGIRGVRPSRRLELLPYVAGDWLLNAGLNPRAGTPFDSRRDWSGRVGGDAKVGLGPNFTLDATVNPDFGQLEADPAVVNLSAFETFFEERRPFFTEGSQLFTGSGPQYFYSRRIGASPRLLGDLESQRDFVEAPRASTLWGAGKLTGRLASGLSLGGLAAVTGSSFADTYDFDTAQTGRVKLEPFTGYGVMRVQQELGGGASVVGATLTGVHRAIRSGGAEADLDGNLPRQAYTAGADASFRLGEGGQYALTAYAGGSHVSGSREAMERLQRSSARYYQRPDQTYVRVDPEATSLSGYTAGATLERVSGRHWLWSVGGYAESPGFELNDAGSLQTADDLNADLSLTYRDTEPGPLLRGLEATLALSNNWNYGGVRQTTSLSSTVGLTFPNFWTASVTGTYLPRALSDVLTRGGPLMQTGQGMTFLGSLENAFSATTRWSLEGEVWRYETGSHGYVLGGSLSVQPNRRLRLAVEPGLSSFTEEPQYVATVGGGREQTFGRRYVFGAVDRRELFARLRADFFVTPNLSVELYAEPFASSGKYRRFGELLQPRGRALLRYPEDGITRADGRLRVVDAAGESFEVDDPDFNLRSLRSNLVVRWEFRPGSTLFFVWQQDRSNEEALGTVLEPSALGNTFSAPGSHTFAVKLSWWIPVD